The following coding sequences lie in one Benincasa hispida cultivar B227 chromosome 6, ASM972705v1, whole genome shotgun sequence genomic window:
- the LOC120079401 gene encoding uncharacterized protein LOC120079401 isoform X1 codes for MAMYIRIKRHKTTYFIQCDPIETTLNIKQKLESLIDQPVVDQRLILVGSGEVLEDSKTLADQKVENDAVVALTLRKGTENYCGRVLGVGVFIVMIFIGTVLEYY; via the exons ATG GCAATGTATATCCGAATCAAGCGCCATAAGACGACCTACTTTATCCAGTGCGATCCTATTGAGACAACTTTAAATATCAAGCAAAAATTAGAGTCCCTTATTGACCAACCAGTAGTTGATCAGCGCTTGATCCTGGTGGGGAGTGGGGAAGTATTGGAGGATTCAAAGACACTGGCTGATCAGAAG GTCGAAAATGACGCAGTTGTGGCTCTAACGTTGCGAAAAG GGACTGAAAATTATTGTGGGCGTGTACTTGGAGTTGGAGTCTTCATAGTTATGATCTTTATAGGAACGGTATTGGAGTATTATTAA
- the LOC120079401 gene encoding uncharacterized protein LOC120079401 isoform X2, translating to MAMYIRIKRHKTTYFIQCDPIETTLNIKQKLESLIDQPVVDQRLILVGSGEVLEDSKTLADQKVENDAVVALTLRKDDNDFEEIDIIQPNDFYQSRDADAGNW from the exons ATG GCAATGTATATCCGAATCAAGCGCCATAAGACGACCTACTTTATCCAGTGCGATCCTATTGAGACAACTTTAAATATCAAGCAAAAATTAGAGTCCCTTATTGACCAACCAGTAGTTGATCAGCGCTTGATCCTGGTGGGGAGTGGGGAAGTATTGGAGGATTCAAAGACACTGGCTGATCAGAAG GTCGAAAATGACGCAGTTGTGGCTCTAACGTTGCGAAAAG ATGATAACGACTTTGAAGAGATCGACATCATCCAGCCAAATGATTTCTACCAATCTCGTGATGCCGATGCTGGCAATTGGTAA